One region of Colius striatus isolate bColStr4 chromosome 26, bColStr4.1.hap1, whole genome shotgun sequence genomic DNA includes:
- the CHCHD5 gene encoding coiled-coil-helix-coiled-coil-helix domain-containing protein 5: protein MQAALEITARYCRSEMEQYGQCVAASPASWQRDCHRLRLSMSRCAAAHPIVQQIRRDCAEPFAAFEQCLKENQATVTNCSDHVNAFLLCADRVKPST from the exons AT GCAGGCGGCCCTGGAGATCACGGCACGGTACTGCCGTAGTGAGATGGAGCAGTACGGGCAGTGTGTGGCTGCCAGCCCGGCCTCCTGGCAACGAGACTGTCACAGGCTGCGCCTCAGCATGTCCCGCTGCGCCGCCGCGCA CCCCATCGTGCAGCAGATCCGCCGTGACTGCGCCGAGCCGTTCGCCGCCTTCGAGCAGTGCCTGAAGGAGAACCAGGCCACCGTCACCAACTGCAGCGACCACGTCAACGCCTTCCTGCTCTGTGCAGACAGGGTGAAGCCCTCCACGTGA